DNA from Arthrobacter sp. StoSoilB19:
GACGGTCCCCTGCCGAACGGCCACGGGAAGGAACAACAGAAGGACGACGGCGGCGGGCACCGCCCAGACCCACAGCGCCCTGGTCCACTCCCCCGTCGCGGTGTAGACCGGGTAGGTAAAGCCGGCACCGAGCGCGGCGGAGGCGCAAATCGCGGTGGTGTAGAGGCCGCCCATAAGTCCCAGCCGGTGCGGGAAGTCGCGCTTCACCAGGCCCGGAAGAAGCACGTTGCACAATGCGATGGCCGCGCCGCAGGCTGCCGTGCCCACCAGGAGGGCAGGCAGGTGGCCGGCGCCGCCCAGGGCAGCACCGGTGTCCACTGGCCGCAGCAGCAGCCCCGCAGTCAGCAGGGCCATGGCCCCCAGCAGTACCCGCTCCGCACCGAACCGGCGGGCCAGGACCGGCGCAAGCGGCGCGAACACACCCAGCAGGGTGACGGGAACGGTGGTCAGCACCACCACGGACCAACCCGGCAGCGCGGCCTGCGAGGTCACCTCCGGAAGGACCGCGGAAAGGCTGGAAAAGACGCTGCGCAGGTTCAGTCCGATCAGGACCAGGCACACCCCCAGATAGGCAAGGGCACGGCGGCTGCCCACCCGGGTGGGCTCCGCTGCCGGAAGCTCATCGATTTCTGCGTCCACGAGGGTGCTGGTGTCCACCACGCTGCTGCCTGTCCGGGCCCTTCCCCGGGCGTCGGCGGAGGCATCCCCCCGCCGCTGCTTCTTCGCTTCGGCATTCGTTGCGTCCGTCATGCGCCCATTCTTGCAGGGAAGCGCCGCCGGGAGTTTTCCACATACGACGCCGGGTACCTTCCCGCACCCCCTGCAGCTTCATAGGTTGTAAGCAGCCGCAGGCCGGCAAATGGCTGGACCAACAAGCCGCACCAACTTGAGGGAGCATCATGGAAACGACGCCATCACAGGACCCCCACCCTCCCCTGCCCCCGGGCGTGCACGGCAATGGAGGGCCAGGCAACGGAGGAACAGGCAACGGAGGAACAGGAAATGCAGGGCCAGGCAACAAGGGAACGAACAGCCTGGTCCTGGCGATTCTTGCCCCAGCGAGCATGTTCCTCACCGGGCCGCTGTCCATGTTCGCCATGTTGATGACCTACCCGGACGAAGGGCCGTCCCCAAGGCCGTGTGTAACCCCCATGGTGCTGTTCAGCCTGCCTCTCCTCTTCGCCGTACTGGCGCTGCGGCTGGCACTGCCCGCCCTGAAGGGGTCCCCGCGGGGATCGGGCAACTGGTCTGCCGCGGCAGTTTCCCTCTGCATCTGCGGCCTGGTCTTCGCCCTGGCCTTGGGCCCGGCACTCGACGCTATTGGCCTGTTCTGACCGCCCTGATCTTCCGCTGCCCCCGCGGCGCTATTCTGGAAGGGATGAGCGAATCCCCTGAAAACCCCCAGCAGCCGCATGTCCCCAGGCCCGTTACGCCCGGGACCCAGGCCTCCTTTGGCACCTACGGCGGCCGGCCTGTCAGCTTCGTGCGCCGCGGCACCAGGCTGCAGGGCCGGCGGCAGGCTGCCTGGGCAGAGCACGCCGAGCGCTGGGCCGTCAACGTTCCACGTCACGTGGCCAACACCTCGGTCCACCCCGACTACACCTTCGACGCCGCCGCAGAGTTCGGCCGGGAGGCCCCGCTTATCGTCGAAATCGGCTCCGGCCTTGGCGACGCCATCTGCCATGCGGCCGAACAGAACCCGGACACCAACTTCCTGGCCGTCGAGGTCTACACCCCGGGCTTGGCCAACACGATCATCAAGATCAACAGCCGCGGCCTGGACAACGTCCGGGTGGTGGAGGCAAATGCCCCGGAGGTGCTGGCAACCATGCTGCCCGAAGGCTCGGTCAGCGAACTGTGGGTCTTTTTCCCCGATCCCTGGCATAAGTCGCGGCATCACAAACGCCGGCTCATCCAGCCGGAGTTCGCCAAGCTGGCGGCCCGGGCGCTGAAGCCCGGCGGCCTGTTCCGGATCGCCACCGACTGGTCCAACTATGCCGTCCACGTCCGGGACGTCATGGCAGGCTCAGCGGACTTCGAGAACCTGCACACCGGAGAGCGCCGCGGACCCGAAAGCCCGCTCACCCAGGTGTGGCAGTCCGGCGTCGAATCGGTGGTGGGCGGCGCCCCCGTCCGCGAGGGACGCGCACCGGTGAGCACGGAGCACACCGGTCCCAACGAAGGCGTGGATGAAACGGGCGGCTGGGCTCCCCGCTTCGAGGGCAGGATCCGGACCAGCTTCGAGTCGAAGGCCCACGAGGCAGGCCGCCTGATCTTCGACCTCTGCTACCGCCGCCGCTGAGGGGTGCCGGGCGGCGGTCAGGCCACGCTGATCGAGGCCACGATCTCCTTGAGCATGTCCAGCCGGGGTTCGGCCTCCGGGTTCAGGTAGGGCCAGATGACCACCACGCCAATGAACCGCCCGCTTTCCCACACGCCCACAGTGGCCGCCACCTTGGCCGGCCCGCCGTCGTCGTCATATCCCACAACCACCGCATAGGCGGCCTTGCCGGGCAGGTTCAGCCCGCCCTCCGCCAGGAGGGTGCCGCCGCGTTCCTCAAGGTAGAACCCTGACATCAGGTGCGCCCAGCCGGTGGCCTGCGGTGCATCCTGCACCGAGGTATCGTCCTTGATCACCGTGACCAGGACGCCGCCCAGCAGGCCGTACTGCTCGCTGTTGGGCCCGGCCGTGGAATCATCCAGGACCTGGGTGTGCTCGGGAAAGTCTGCGGTGAAGCCCAGCGGGGATTCGATGTGCACTGACATTGGTTTCAGAGCCTCTCGAGCTTGGTGTCATTGGGGACTTTGTAGTATGTGGACACGTTGGTGGTGGACTGGTTCTCGGTCTTGACCTCCACCTCACCCACCTTGACGTCGAACCCTGCCTCGTTGGTGGCCGTCAGCACGGAGTTCACCTGGATGGTGGCGGAGCCGGCCTCGTACAGGCGGGCGGCGTCGCGGGCGGCGCCCGCCTCATTCCCCAGGGCGACGTTGCGAAGGTAGCTGTCAATGACGGGCCGGTTCTCCGGTGAGTAGTCCACATCAATCTTCACCGTCCCCTGCGTTCCGGCAGTCACGGTGGAATCGAACTTGGCGGCCTCGGATTTCACGCCGGAGGTCACCCCCTGGGCCACGGTGCCGTCCATGGATACGGAGACTGACTCGATGTTGTTGCCCTTGTCCATGGTGACCTGCAGCCCGCCCTTGCCGGAGGCCTCGAAGACCCTGCCGTCCAGGTTGAGCTTGCCCTGCGCCGAGACCTCGCCGCTGGCTGTGGAGGTACCGTCCGTGAGGTTCCGCTCGTACGCAAGGTCAAGCTTTGCCCCGCCGGACGCGGTGCCGGCCTCACCCTCGGCAGCCAGCGAAAACGTGCCCTTGGCCTTGTCCGTCTGCCCTGTGGAGCCGTTGTCCTTCGCCGCATCATTGATGGTGTCCAGGATGTATCCGGGCGGGTTGCCCGCCACGTCCTTGATCTCGCCGATGCTGTCCGGCGGGAGGTCGCGGTACATCTGTTGGCGCGCCGCCATCGCTTCCTCAACGCTGGCGAACGTGTACTCGCGGGAGACCTCCCCGGTCAGTGTTGCCCCCGCCGTACCGGTGGTGTCGTTGACGCCCAGGCCCATGTTTCCGTAAACCTTCATCGTGGCGGAACCATCGGCGTTCTCCACCACTTCGGTCCCCACCTCGGCACCGCCATGGACCCAGGCCACCCGGGCCTCGATGGAGGCCTTCCCGGTCTCCGAGTAAACCGGAATGTCCGCCTTTGCCAGCTCCTGCAGGTGCTGCTTGGCCAGCTGCTGGGCGGCGGCGGGAATGCCGCCATCCATGCGCATCAGGTCCTCGGCGAAAGGGCCGTCGCTGCCTTCGCCCTCAATCAGGTATTTCCGGTCCGCGTCGGAGAGGGCGGCCCACCACTTCGCCTGCTCTTCCGGGCTGGCGTTAAGCATCCGGTCCAGCCCCGACTCGAGCTCCCGGCGGTGTTCCGCCGCCGCCCTGGCTGCCTCGGCCTTTTCCCTGAGCCATTCCCTGGCCTGCGCGGCCAGCGACGTCAGCCGGTCCCAAGCGCTGGTGCCGGACCCGCCGGCGGCCGACGCCTTTTCCTGCTCGTCGGCATGCTTCATCAGGATTTTCGAGTTCTCCCGCAGGCTGGCCACCACCTTGTCCAGGCCGGGCCGGTGGCTGGCACTCCACTCCTGGCGGAAGCGGTCCCCGTCCCGGCCCCTCCACGGCGCGGACTGGATCTGGCTGTGCAGTGACCCTGCCCGGCTGCTCAGCAGCGACGCTGCCTGGTCTGCCGCCTTGGCCAGCGCCCGCAACTGGCTGGTGTCTGCGCCGTAAAAAGTCATGGTTCCCCCGGGAAAGTGCGGTACGTGTCAATCGCTGGTCCTTATGGTTGCACAGGCTGCCGGGGCCCGGCGATGGGGATCCCTCCCCATCGCCCGCGGCTGCCTGTGCAACCGGGCATCGGGTGGCCGGTCTCCTGTGGAGCCGTGCCGGCCCGGCTGCTCGAGGCCAGCGGTTCCAGGCCGGCTGTTCCGGGCCCGGCCGGCATGGCACGATTACCCGTGTAAGAAGGGCACGCACAGCGGCGCACAACGCGCCTGTCCAAAGGGAACGACGATCAAAGAAGAACTGAAACAGGCCGTCGACACGGCAGAGGACGTCACCAATTCGCGCGTCCTCGAGATCCTGGCACGGTCCGGATTCGCAGCCAGCGGCATCCTGCACCTGCTGGTGGGTGCCATCGCCATCCGCCTGGCCATGGGCGGCACGGGCCA
Protein-coding regions in this window:
- a CDS encoding MFS transporter; translated protein: MTDATNAEAKKQRRGDASADARGRARTGSSVVDTSTLVDAEIDELPAAEPTRVGSRRALAYLGVCLVLIGLNLRSVFSSLSAVLPEVTSQAALPGWSVVVLTTVPVTLLGVFAPLAPVLARRFGAERVLLGAMALLTAGLLLRPVDTGAALGGAGHLPALLVGTAACGAAIALCNVLLPGLVKRDFPHRLGLMGGLYTTAICASAALGAGFTYPVYTATGEWTRALWVWAVPAAVVLLLFLPVAVRQGTVRHQAVRDGVNVWRSPVAWQVTIFMVLQAMMSFSGFAWLAPILRERGVDGATAGLIVAVCIVLQMLGSLFAPALAARFRDQRAINTVVALMTGSGFVLSILGPLDLVWVWAGLLGLGQGSLTACALTLIMLRTRDGHTAAHLSGMMQGVGYGVGSTGTLMVGQLHQATGSFIPAGVLFMVVGLLAAVFGYRSGRDRYVG
- the trmB gene encoding tRNA (guanosine(46)-N7)-methyltransferase TrmB; its protein translation is MSESPENPQQPHVPRPVTPGTQASFGTYGGRPVSFVRRGTRLQGRRQAAWAEHAERWAVNVPRHVANTSVHPDYTFDAAAEFGREAPLIVEIGSGLGDAICHAAEQNPDTNFLAVEVYTPGLANTIIKINSRGLDNVRVVEANAPEVLATMLPEGSVSELWVFFPDPWHKSRHHKRRLIQPEFAKLAARALKPGGLFRIATDWSNYAVHVRDVMAGSADFENLHTGERRGPESPLTQVWQSGVESVVGGAPVREGRAPVSTEHTGPNEGVDETGGWAPRFEGRIRTSFESKAHEAGRLIFDLCYRRR